A part of Mesoplodon densirostris isolate mMesDen1 chromosome 10, mMesDen1 primary haplotype, whole genome shotgun sequence genomic DNA contains:
- the FEZF2 gene encoding fez family zinc finger protein 2 codes for MASSASLETMVPPACPRAGASPATSKTLAFSIERIMAKTSEPRAPFEPRPGALEADGGQGKKLLNLCSPLPCMIPLQPLGYEVPSKTLLSYSELWKSSLRAGGGGGGGGGGGGGGGGGGGAPVCGASGLCKTNCGVCCKAELGLAPSALPAGRVIKPQVINQAVGLPASGSLYYFNYLDSAAYPPSELLGGHLFPSGLLNAQAPAALAAHPKLFLLENAKLAGLAADKFPHPAPYAHKERLPAPLEQVLKENSALTAERGGVKGHSKLPGGSADGKPKNFTCEVCGKVFNAHYNLTRHMPVHTGARPFVCKVCGKGFRQASTLCRHKIIHTQEKPHKCNQCGKAFNRSSTLNTHIRIHAGYKPFVCEFCGKGFHQKGNYKNHKLTHSGEKQYKCTICNKAFHQVYNLTFHMHTHNDKKPFTCATCGKGFCRNFDLKKHVRKLHDSGGPTTPCTKDLTRTVQS; via the exons ATGGCAAGCTCGGCTTCCCTGGAGACCATGGTGCCCCCGGCCTGCCCGCGCGCTGGAGCATCGCCGGCCACTTCCAAGACGCTGGCCTTCTCCATCGAGCGCATCATGGCTAAGACGTCGGAGCCCCGTGCGCCCTTTGAGCCCCGACCCGGGGCACTGGAGGCGGACGGCGGCCAGGGCAAGAAATTGCTCAACCTCTGCTCACCGCTGCCCTGTATGATCCCCCTCCAGCCCCTAGGCTACGAGGTGCCGTCCAAGACGCTGCTCAGTTACTCTGAGCTCTGGAAAAGCAGCCtccgggcgggcggcggcggaggaggaggaggaggcggcggcggcggcggcggcggcggcgggggggcCCCGGTGTGCGGCGCCAGCGGCTTGTGCAAAACCAACTGTGGCGTGTGCTGCAAGGCCGAGCTGGGCCTGGCGCCGTCTGCGCTACCCGCGGGCAGGGTCATCAAGCCGCAGGTCATCAACCAGGCAGTGGGGCTTCCGGCCAGCGGCTCGCTCTACTACTTCAACTACCTGGACTCTGCCGCGTACCCGCCGTCTGAGCTCCTGGGCGGCCACCTCTTTCCGTCCGGCCTCCTCAACGCACAGGCCCCCGCTGCCCTGGCTGCGCACCCCAAGCTCTTTTTGCTGGAGAATGCCAAGTTGGCCGGCCTGGCCGCAGACAAGTTCCCCCATCCGGCCCCCTATGCCCATAAGGAGCGCTTGCCCGCGCCGCTGGAGCAGGTGCTGAAGGAGAACTCAGCCCTGACCGCCGAGCGAGGCGGCGTCAAGGGCCACAGCAAGCTGCCTGGGGGCTCTGCGGACGGCAAGCCCAAAAACTTCACCTGCGAGGTGTGCGGCAAG GTATTTAACGCTCACTATAACCTCACCCGCCACATGCCGGTCCACACCGGAGCCAGACCGTTCGTGTGCAAAGTCTGCGGCAAAGGCTTCCGCCAGGCCAGCACGCTCTGCAGACACAAAATTATCCACACCCAG GAAAAGCCGCATAAATGCAACCAGTGCGGCAAAGCCTTCAACCGCAGCTCCACGCTCAACACACACATTCGCATCCACGCGGGCTACAAGCCCTTCGTCTGTGAATTTTGCGGCAAAGGCTTTCACCAAAAAG GGAACTACAAGAACCACAAGCTGACCCACAGCGGCGAGAAGCAGTACAAATGCACCATCTGCAACAAGGCCTTCCACCAGGTCTACAACCTGACCTTCCACATGCACACCCACAACGACAAGAAGCCTTTCACGTGCGCCACTTGCGGCAAAGGGTTTTGCAGAAACTTTGACTTAAAGAAACACGTGCGCAAACTCCACGACAGCGGGGGTCCCACCACCCCGTGCACAAAGGACCTGACTCGGACAGTGCAGAGCTGA